From a region of the Odoribacter splanchnicus DSM 20712 genome:
- a CDS encoding DUF5063 domain-containing protein, with the protein MEDFQHVGYSKEVIEFVAVAKEFCDFVETAPQMQRRDFIQRLQKFIPLIYLKGSLLPESDSGDSGLIEDIVTEDDYNYLYGQLHQLLGEHDEYLEVFDDNMQFSEVPVVHSIAEKTCDIYQDLKNFISSFRCGIPEVIGEALWQLNNSFELYWGKACAGVLRAVHHAVYQIKDEDD; encoded by the coding sequence ATGGAAGATTTTCAACATGTTGGATATAGCAAAGAAGTCATCGAGTTTGTTGCAGTAGCCAAGGAATTTTGTGATTTTGTGGAGACGGCACCTCAGATGCAGCGCAGGGATTTTATCCAGCGTTTGCAGAAGTTTATTCCTTTGATCTATTTGAAGGGCTCCTTGCTGCCGGAGAGTGATAGCGGAGATAGTGGATTGATCGAAGATATCGTCACCGAAGACGATTATAATTATTTATATGGACAGCTTCATCAACTGTTGGGAGAACACGATGAATACCTGGAAGTTTTCGATGATAATATGCAGTTTAGTGAAGTTCCTGTCGTACATTCGATAGCAGAGAAAACTTGTGATATATACCAGGACCTGAAGAATTTTATTTCTTCTTTCCGCTGTGGGATACCGGAAGTGATCGGAGAGGCTTTATGGCAATTGAATAATAGTTTTGAATTGTATTGGGGAAAAGCTTGTGCCGGAGTGTTGAGGGCGGTACATCATGCTGTCTATCAAATAAAAGATGAGGACGATTAA
- a CDS encoding 3'-5' exonuclease, which produces MRTIKFEKMLTDLKKTIDRKEIDLLPPYVFTGEVKVIEEERQVGEAADFLSKHTCLGFDTETRPSFRKGEIYKVSLLQLAVPERVFLFRLNKCGFQPALVRLLASPRIIKIGVGIRDDNRNLRKLADFTPASFVDLQEYAGYFGIEDKSFSKLMAIIFGVKISKRQRTSNWEAPALTEAQIRYAATDAWGALKMYQRLAAFAEEEALGIVK; this is translated from the coding sequence ATGAGGACGATTAAGTTTGAGAAAATGTTGACTGATTTAAAAAAGACCATAGATCGGAAAGAAATAGATCTGTTACCTCCTTACGTGTTTACGGGAGAAGTGAAGGTAATAGAAGAGGAAAGGCAGGTCGGGGAGGCGGCTGATTTTTTAAGTAAACATACTTGTCTGGGATTCGATACGGAGACCCGTCCCTCTTTTCGGAAAGGTGAAATTTATAAAGTGAGCTTATTGCAACTGGCTGTCCCGGAACGGGTTTTTCTGTTCCGGTTGAATAAATGCGGTTTCCAGCCGGCTTTGGTTCGGCTTCTGGCTAGTCCCCGGATTATAAAGATCGGTGTCGGTATCCGCGACGATAACCGGAATTTGCGTAAGTTGGCCGATTTTACACCTGCCTCCTTTGTGGATCTGCAGGAATATGCCGGATATTTTGGAATTGAAGATAAATCTTTTTCAAAATTGATGGCTATTATCTTCGGGGTGAAGATTTCTAAACGTCAGCGCACTTCCAACTGGGAAGCTCCGGCATTGACTGAAGCCCAGATTCGCTATGCCGCTACCGATGCATGGGGGGCGTTGAAAATGTATCAACGGCTTGCGGCTTTTGCAGAAGAAGAGGCTTTGGGAATAGTGAAATAG